A single Candidatus Binataceae bacterium DNA region contains:
- a CDS encoding A24 family peptidase: MEQVPSIIGDVAALALGACVGSFAVTVAYRLPRDISIAAPRSFCENCERPIPWWANIPIFSYLASRGRCVMCGAPIRARHPAGELALALAALLLYVNFPLGNAISRFIFVTALLIASLVDYDWRLIPNLITFPGVPVGFALTTLFIPEVGWKNSLIGIAAGGGVLFLTGYVYQLVRGKEGVGLGDVFLLAMVGAFIGWQGVLFTLFFGALLGSFGGLAVGLFGTPTGPPELPPGMRETAAAPPAPAMTGAAGGADRVAASIGAEAPDSAAAENEEHALLATAVPFGPFLSLAAGFYTLLQPQLTSWYLSR, translated from the coding sequence ATGGAGCAGGTTCCTTCGATTATTGGCGACGTAGCCGCGCTGGCTCTGGGAGCCTGCGTGGGCAGTTTTGCGGTGACGGTCGCCTACCGCCTGCCGCGCGACATCTCGATCGCGGCTCCGCGATCGTTCTGCGAAAACTGCGAGCGCCCGATTCCCTGGTGGGCCAACATCCCGATCTTCTCCTATCTCGCCTCGCGCGGGCGCTGCGTGATGTGCGGCGCGCCGATTCGCGCGCGCCATCCCGCAGGCGAGCTTGCGCTGGCGCTGGCCGCGCTCCTGCTGTACGTCAATTTCCCGTTGGGCAACGCTATTTCGCGCTTCATCTTCGTCACCGCACTGCTCATCGCCTCCCTGGTCGATTACGATTGGCGGCTCATCCCCAACCTGATCACATTTCCCGGGGTGCCGGTGGGATTTGCGCTGACGACGCTGTTCATACCCGAGGTTGGATGGAAAAATTCGCTCATCGGGATAGCCGCCGGCGGCGGAGTCCTGTTTTTGACCGGCTATGTTTACCAACTCGTGCGCGGAAAGGAGGGCGTCGGCCTCGGTGACGTCTTCCTGCTCGCGATGGTCGGGGCGTTTATCGGATGGCAGGGCGTGCTGTTCACGCTGTTTTTCGGCGCGCTGCTGGGATCGTTCGGCGGGCTCGCGGTAGGATTGTTTGGAACTCCCACCGGTCCGCCCGAATTGCCGCCCGGGATGCGCGAAACCGCCGCCGCTCCTCCCGCTCCTGCGATGACCGGCGCGGCGGGCGGGGCCGACAGGGTGGCAGCGTCGATCGGCGCTGAGGCGCCTGACAGCGCGGCCGCGGAAAACGAGGAACACGCGCTGCTCGCGACCGCCGTTCCGTTCGGTCCCTTCCTGTCGCTGGCGGCCGGTTTTTACACGCTCCTTCAACCGCAGCTGACAAGCTGGTATCTATCGCGCTGA